The following is a genomic window from Saccharicrinis carchari.
ACGGTAGAGATAGCCTATCCCAATGGCACAGTCGTTCGTTTGGGCAACGGGGCAAGTTTATCTATCGTAAGGTCATTGATAGGTTTGATATAAGATGTTTGCTCTGACAGGGGAACTGAATTTTTTTATGTATGCCCCAGCAACAGATATGAGAAAGGGTTTCGACGGGTTGAGCGGCATTGTGTCCGGTCAGCTAAAGCGTGACCCGGCCAATGGCGATGTTTTTATTTTTGTGAACCGGGCACGCAACAAAATAAAGTTGCTCCATTGGGAGGCCGGTGGTTTTGTACTTTATTACAAACGGTTGGAATCCGGCACGTTTGATCTTCCTGTTGTTGAAGGCTCCAACCACGCCAAGCTAAAATGGTCTGACCTAGTGATGATGGTGGAAGGTATAAAATTGGAAAAATATTCGCTAAAAAAACGTTTCTCTTTCATACAAGGATAAAGGTTATTTTTTAACCTGATTTATTGTTGCATTTTTGCCACAGCAATGAGCCAGGAACAGGACATACAGACACTAATACGGATATGTAACCAACAGGAAAAGCAGATCGAATCGCAAGAAAAAAGCATTCGCCTGCTGGAGGAGCAGTTGGCCTATATGAAACGCATGATGTTTGGTAAAAAGAGTGAACGCTTTGTAGATCCTAACCAGCTATCGTTGGGACTTGGCATCGAAGAGACTACTCCTGAAGCTCAACCGGAACCTCTCCCGAAAGAAACCGTTCAGAAGAAGAACAAAAAAAGGCCGGTTCGTCAGCCCATCCCCAAGGATCTTCCAAGGGTGATAGAGATAATCGACCCGGAAAACCTGTTGGAGGGATGTAAAAAGATCGGGGAAGAGGTGAGCGAGACATTGGAATATACACCTGGTAGATTGTGGGTGCGCAAGATCGTGCGTCCCAAATACGCACTTCCCAACGAAGCGGGTGTAGTCATCGCAGACATGCCATCGCTTCCTATTCCCAAAGGAAATGCAGGTGCTTCGTTGCTGGCACACATTGCGGTTGCCAAGTTTGCCGACCATATCCCCTTTTATCGTTTGCAGGGCATCTTAAAGAGATCAAAAGTTACCATTGCAGAATCGACTATTAACAGTTGGGTAACGGCAACATTCAAATTGATTTCTCCACTTTACGACTGTATGGTTAAACAAACCCTTGAGAGCGGTTATGTCCAGGGAGATGAAACACCTATCCCGGTGCTGACTGACAAAAAGCCGGGCTCCACACATCAAGGATATCATTGGGTATATCACTCACCGGAACGAAAAGCAGTATTCTTTGATTATAATGAAAGCCGCGGAAGGGCCGCCCCGGAAAATATCCTGAAAGATTTTAAAGGTACACTCCAAACCGATGGGTACGTGGGTTACCTTGATATGAAGACCAACCACAAAATAGAACTTATCGCTTGCATGGCACATGCCAGGCGGTACTT
Proteins encoded in this region:
- the tnpB gene encoding IS66 family insertion sequence element accessory protein TnpB (TnpB, as the term is used for proteins encoded by IS66 family insertion elements, is considered an accessory protein, since TnpC, encoded by a neighboring gene, is a DDE family transposase.), which codes for MYAPATDMRKGFDGLSGIVSGQLKRDPANGDVFIFVNRARNKIKLLHWEAGGFVLYYKRLESGTFDLPVVEGSNHAKLKWSDLVMMVEGIKLEKYSLKKRFSFIQG
- the tnpC gene encoding IS66 family transposase, coding for MSQEQDIQTLIRICNQQEKQIESQEKSIRLLEEQLAYMKRMMFGKKSERFVDPNQLSLGLGIEETTPEAQPEPLPKETVQKKNKKRPVRQPIPKDLPRVIEIIDPENLLEGCKKIGEEVSETLEYTPGRLWVRKIVRPKYALPNEAGVVIADMPSLPIPKGNAGASLLAHIAVAKFADHIPFYRLQGILKRSKVTIAESTINSWVTATFKLISPLYDCMVKQTLESGYVQGDETPIPVLTDKKPGSTHQGYHWVYHSPERKAVFFDYNESRGRAAPENILKDFKGTLQTDGYVGYLDMKTNHKIELIACMAHARRYFEKAFDNDPDRAKYALSKIQELYAIERECEKMNNQQRMLMRSERSVPILQEMKKWLWHQDNLHLLPKSYIGKAFTYARNFWEKLSKYTQNGKYRIDNNPVENTIRPVALGRKNYLFAGSHQGAKRAAVIYSFMGTCKLNNIDPYEWMTDVLNRLPDHKANKLHELLPGNWNPRA